From one Cynocephalus volans isolate mCynVol1 chromosome X, mCynVol1.pri, whole genome shotgun sequence genomic stretch:
- the MAP7D3 gene encoding MAP7 domain-containing protein 3 isoform X4, translated as MADRVSAGGSTSLKGLRRQMVAAVEAIAEERRNQSGITPVVSQSSNIRSSFKPVIDGSVLKNDVKQQLAKERREEKKKQQDATKEMQLLEKERKTKIQCEKQMEERQRKLRAQKEKDEQRRISAEKRRKQKLEEETEKYKAVLCRTLERSNRVDHRQKRWSWEGSANMTNDSKSEKKEKKSSSLNRRESKLHSSTNTGQLEEKPGAHHSVTNFPENNLISRLLTPTKASLARSKSAIALSVPGKDIPGITHLLQYVKKPLRSHSSDKLETNVLLPESIVRVLPQTISEVTPHKKVEISLKMSVEAPAKASVEASSMVSGETSSEVSAEVDPKVSAEISSQGSMDTPPEVSVETFSKLTMEVSPKETVEVPLGAILEVTPKVTVEETPTDSVEVPEAVVEVLPEVSEKTSPEVNVDVSPVVNTDTSPDVSPVVSTDTSADVSPVVSTDTSLDVSPVVSTDTSPEVSMEVIPEDSMEASLEESGEAPLMDEMKDSPQTSEVDQQASNPVTKKRPSSHIPCYKWSLGSARRWHPSSPINTNRQTQKNRLWSTSSVISKQSAQYSLSYKVIPVRCTPFVQNPLGTVNKRRERVSKTTNKCEDGSQRQMICEDPGNKNTPGTMNAEEATKILAERRRLVREQREKEERLQEEMETSVIEKVKNVATIESQVEEFLKFEDGQQQNEMRMNKGCKDHDDEDVLLQKEDAKLKAQEEADKRKKERERIMLQNLQERLERKKATEISGSDTYEEDEADDENETETDEDSFEIFPPVMPNGRDSPTNPQITLKIAKKMPKLVFLTAATDRNKTKTYFNGGVKNFRKENMKDPSTEAKASRSSTKRKTTRKAKTGKKNETNNTMRPSKSLNLKQEWIREITDAVSHPETSVTSIPPESHQPNLKDSIPSCQSPQTPQDEKMGSKPVSAHSDM; from the exons ATGGCGGACCGCGTCAGCGCCGGTGGCAGCACATCCTTGAAGGGCTTGCGGCGACAGATGG TTGCTGCAGTTGAAGCAATTGCTGAGGAAAGGAGAAATCAAAGTGGAATTACCCCTGTTGTGTCCCAGTCTTCAAATATAAGATCGTCATTTAAACCAG taataGATGGATCTGTACttaaaaatgatgtaaaacaACAACTAGCAAAGGAACGccgagaagaaaaaaagaaacaacaagatg CCACTAAAGAAATGCAGCtgttggaaaaagaaagaaaaaccaagataCAGTGTGAAAAACAGAtggaagaaagacagagaaaactgagagctcagaaagagaaagatgagcAACGCAGGATATCtgcagaaaaaagaagaaaacagaaattagaaGAAGAAACG gaaaaatataaagctgTTCTTTGTCGTACTTTGGAACGGAGCAACAGAGTGGATCATCGGCAAAAAAGATGGTCATGGGAAGGCTCTGCAAACATGACAAATGACAGTAAATCTG aaaaaaaggaaaagaagagctcATCTTTAAATAGAAGAGAGAGCAAACTACATTCATCTACTAATACAGGACAACTGGAAGAAAAGCCAGGTG CTCATCACTCAGTTACAAATTTTCCagagaataatttaatcagtcgCCTGCTCACCCCAACAAAAGCCTCACTGGCCAGAAGTAAAAGTGCTATTGCTCTTTCAGTTCCTGGAAAAGATATTCCAG GCATCACTCATTTACTCCAGTATGTAAAGAAGCCCTTGCGTAGCCATAGTAGTGATAAATTGGAGACTAACGTCCTGCTTCCCGAGTCAATAGTGAGAGTACTTCCTCAGACAATCTCAGAAGTGACTCCgcacaaaaaagtagaaatatccCTCAAGATGAGTGTGGAAGCACCTGCCAAGGCGAGTGTGGAAGCTTCCTCCATGGTGAGCGGGGAAACATCCTCCGAGGTGAGCGCGGAAGTGGACCCCAAGGTGAGTGCAGAAATATCCTCCCAGGGAAGCATGGATACACCTCCTGAAGTAAGCGTGGAAACATTTTCCAAACTGACCATGGAAGTATCCCCCAAGGAGACTGTGGAAGTGCCCCTTGGGGCAATTTTGGAAGTGACCCCCAAGGTGACTGTGGAAGAGACCCCCACGGACAGTGTGGAAGTACCTGAGGCAGTCGTGGAAGTGCTCCCTGAGGTGAGCGAGAAAACATCCCCAGAGGTGAACGTGGATGTGTCCCCTGTGGTGAACACTGACACATCCCCCGATGTGTCCCCTGTGGTGAGCACTGACACATCCGCCGATGTGTCCCCTGTGGTGAGCACTGATACATCCCTCGATGTGTCCCCTGTGGTGAGCACTGACACATCCCCCGAGGTGAGCATGGAAGTGATCCCTGAAGATAGTATGGAAGCATCCCTTGAGGAGAGTGGGGAAGCACCTCTCATGGATGAAATGAAAGACTCTCCACAG ACATCAGAAGTGGACCAACAGGCCTCAAACCCTGTTACCAAGAAGCGCCCATCATCACACATACCATGTTATAAGTGGTCATTGGGATCTGCAAGAAGGTGGCATCCATCTTCTCCCATCAACACTAA cagACAAACCCAAAAGAACCGTCTCTGGTCAACTTCTTCAGTCATATCAAAACAATCAGCACAGTATTCACTTTCTTACAAAGTAATACCTGTTCGATGTACCCCGTTTGTGCAGAATCCATTAGGTACTGTcaacaagagaagagaaagagtttCTAAAACCACTAACAAATGTGAGGATGGGAGCCAAAGGCAAATGATCTGTGAAG ATCCCGGTAATAAAAACACACCTGGGACTATGAATGCCGAGGAGGCAACAAAAATTTTGGCAGAAAGACGCCGCCTTGTTCGtgaacaaagagagaaagaagaaagactacAGGAAGAGATGGAAACAAG tGTCATCGAGAAAGTGAAAAATGTGGCAACAATTGAAAGCCAAGTAGAAGAGTTCTTGAAATTTGAAGATGGGCAGCAACAAAATGAGATGAGAATGAATAAAGGATGTAAGGATCACGATGACGAGGATGTACTACTGCAG AAAGAGGACGCCAAGCTGAAAGCTCAAGAGGAAGCTGATAAACGCAAGAAGGAGCGCGAGAGGATTATGTTACAAAATTTACAAGAAAGactagaaagaaagaag GCTACAGAAATATCTGGCAGTGACACATATGAAGAGGATGAGGCTGATGATGAAAACGAGACAGAAACTGATGAGGACTCCTTTGAAATATTTCCGCCAG TCATGCCAAATGGCAGAGATTCACCTACCAACCCCCAAATAACTCTTAAAATTGCAAAGAAAATGCCTAAGCTAGTATTTTTAACAGCCGCTACTGACCGTAACAAAACGAAGACATATTTTAATGGTGGTGTGAAAAacttcagaaaagaaaacatgaaagacCCATCCACCGAAGCAAAAGCCTCAAG ATCATCCACCAAAAGAAAGACCACTCGAAAAGCAAAAACCGGAAAGAAAAACGAAACCAATAACACTATGAGACCTTCCAAGAGTCTGAATCTAAAGCAAGAGTGGATCCGTGAAATTACTGATGCCGTAAGTCACCCAGAAACATCTGTCACAAGTATTCCTCCTGAAAGCCACCAACCCAATCTGAAGGATTCCATCCCATCTTGCCAAAGTCCCCAAACACCTCAAGATGAGAAGATGGGCAGCAAACCTGTTTCTGCTCATTCAG ATATGTAA
- the MAP7D3 gene encoding MAP7 domain-containing protein 3 isoform X5, with the protein MADRVSAGGSTSLKGLRRQMVAAVEAIAEERRNQSGITPVVSQSSNIRSSFKPVIDGSVLKNDVKQQLAKERREEKKKQQDATKEMQLLEKERKTKIQCEKQMEERQRKLRAQKEKDEQRRISAEKRRKQKLEEETEKYKAVLCRTLERSNRVDHRQKRWSWEGSANMTNDSKSEKKEKKSSSLNRRESKLHSSTNTGQLEEKPGAHHSVTNFPENNLISRLLTPTKASLARSKSAIALSVPGKDIPGITHLLQYVKKPLRSHSSDKLETNVLLPESIVRVLPQTISEVTPHKKVEISLKMSVEAPAKASVEASSMVSGETSSEVSAEVDPKVSAEISSQGSMDTPPEVSVETFSKLTMEVSPKETVEVPLGAILEVTPKVTVEETPTDSVEVPEAVVEVLPEVSEKTSPEVNVDVSPVVNTDTSPDVSPVVSTDTSADVSPVVSTDTSLDVSPVVSTDTSPEVSMEVIPEDSMEASLEESGEAPLMDEMKDSPQTSEVDQQASNPVTKKRPSSHIPCYKWSLGSARRWHPSSPINTNRQTQKNRLWSTSSVISKQSAQYSLSYKVIPVRCTPFVQNPLGTVNKRRERVSKTTNKCEDGSQRQMICEDPGNKNTPGTMNAEEATKILAERRRLVREQREKEERLQEEMETSVIEKVKNVATIESQVEEFLKFEDGQQQNEMRMNKGCKDHDDEDVLLQKEDAKLKAQEEADKRKKERERIMLQNLQERLERKKRIEEIMKRTRKTDVIALKATEISGSDTYEEDEADDENETETDEDSFEIFPPAATDRNKTKTYFNGGVKNFRKENMKDPSTEAKASRSSTKRKTTRKAKTGKKNETNNTMRPSKSLNLKQEWIREITDAVSHPETSVTSIPPESHQPNLKDSIPSCQSPQTPQDEKMGSKPVSAHSDM; encoded by the exons ATGGCGGACCGCGTCAGCGCCGGTGGCAGCACATCCTTGAAGGGCTTGCGGCGACAGATGG TTGCTGCAGTTGAAGCAATTGCTGAGGAAAGGAGAAATCAAAGTGGAATTACCCCTGTTGTGTCCCAGTCTTCAAATATAAGATCGTCATTTAAACCAG taataGATGGATCTGTACttaaaaatgatgtaaaacaACAACTAGCAAAGGAACGccgagaagaaaaaaagaaacaacaagatg CCACTAAAGAAATGCAGCtgttggaaaaagaaagaaaaaccaagataCAGTGTGAAAAACAGAtggaagaaagacagagaaaactgagagctcagaaagagaaagatgagcAACGCAGGATATCtgcagaaaaaagaagaaaacagaaattagaaGAAGAAACG gaaaaatataaagctgTTCTTTGTCGTACTTTGGAACGGAGCAACAGAGTGGATCATCGGCAAAAAAGATGGTCATGGGAAGGCTCTGCAAACATGACAAATGACAGTAAATCTG aaaaaaaggaaaagaagagctcATCTTTAAATAGAAGAGAGAGCAAACTACATTCATCTACTAATACAGGACAACTGGAAGAAAAGCCAGGTG CTCATCACTCAGTTACAAATTTTCCagagaataatttaatcagtcgCCTGCTCACCCCAACAAAAGCCTCACTGGCCAGAAGTAAAAGTGCTATTGCTCTTTCAGTTCCTGGAAAAGATATTCCAG GCATCACTCATTTACTCCAGTATGTAAAGAAGCCCTTGCGTAGCCATAGTAGTGATAAATTGGAGACTAACGTCCTGCTTCCCGAGTCAATAGTGAGAGTACTTCCTCAGACAATCTCAGAAGTGACTCCgcacaaaaaagtagaaatatccCTCAAGATGAGTGTGGAAGCACCTGCCAAGGCGAGTGTGGAAGCTTCCTCCATGGTGAGCGGGGAAACATCCTCCGAGGTGAGCGCGGAAGTGGACCCCAAGGTGAGTGCAGAAATATCCTCCCAGGGAAGCATGGATACACCTCCTGAAGTAAGCGTGGAAACATTTTCCAAACTGACCATGGAAGTATCCCCCAAGGAGACTGTGGAAGTGCCCCTTGGGGCAATTTTGGAAGTGACCCCCAAGGTGACTGTGGAAGAGACCCCCACGGACAGTGTGGAAGTACCTGAGGCAGTCGTGGAAGTGCTCCCTGAGGTGAGCGAGAAAACATCCCCAGAGGTGAACGTGGATGTGTCCCCTGTGGTGAACACTGACACATCCCCCGATGTGTCCCCTGTGGTGAGCACTGACACATCCGCCGATGTGTCCCCTGTGGTGAGCACTGATACATCCCTCGATGTGTCCCCTGTGGTGAGCACTGACACATCCCCCGAGGTGAGCATGGAAGTGATCCCTGAAGATAGTATGGAAGCATCCCTTGAGGAGAGTGGGGAAGCACCTCTCATGGATGAAATGAAAGACTCTCCACAG ACATCAGAAGTGGACCAACAGGCCTCAAACCCTGTTACCAAGAAGCGCCCATCATCACACATACCATGTTATAAGTGGTCATTGGGATCTGCAAGAAGGTGGCATCCATCTTCTCCCATCAACACTAA cagACAAACCCAAAAGAACCGTCTCTGGTCAACTTCTTCAGTCATATCAAAACAATCAGCACAGTATTCACTTTCTTACAAAGTAATACCTGTTCGATGTACCCCGTTTGTGCAGAATCCATTAGGTACTGTcaacaagagaagagaaagagtttCTAAAACCACTAACAAATGTGAGGATGGGAGCCAAAGGCAAATGATCTGTGAAG ATCCCGGTAATAAAAACACACCTGGGACTATGAATGCCGAGGAGGCAACAAAAATTTTGGCAGAAAGACGCCGCCTTGTTCGtgaacaaagagagaaagaagaaagactacAGGAAGAGATGGAAACAAG tGTCATCGAGAAAGTGAAAAATGTGGCAACAATTGAAAGCCAAGTAGAAGAGTTCTTGAAATTTGAAGATGGGCAGCAACAAAATGAGATGAGAATGAATAAAGGATGTAAGGATCACGATGACGAGGATGTACTACTGCAG AAAGAGGACGCCAAGCTGAAAGCTCAAGAGGAAGCTGATAAACGCAAGAAGGAGCGCGAGAGGATTATGTTACAAAATTTACAAGAAAGactagaaagaaagaag agaattgaagaaataatgaaacGGACCAGAAAGACTGATGTGATTGCCTTAAAG GCTACAGAAATATCTGGCAGTGACACATATGAAGAGGATGAGGCTGATGATGAAAACGAGACAGAAACTGATGAGGACTCCTTTGAAATATTTCCGCCAG CCGCTACTGACCGTAACAAAACGAAGACATATTTTAATGGTGGTGTGAAAAacttcagaaaagaaaacatgaaagacCCATCCACCGAAGCAAAAGCCTCAAG ATCATCCACCAAAAGAAAGACCACTCGAAAAGCAAAAACCGGAAAGAAAAACGAAACCAATAACACTATGAGACCTTCCAAGAGTCTGAATCTAAAGCAAGAGTGGATCCGTGAAATTACTGATGCCGTAAGTCACCCAGAAACATCTGTCACAAGTATTCCTCCTGAAAGCCACCAACCCAATCTGAAGGATTCCATCCCATCTTGCCAAAGTCCCCAAACACCTCAAGATGAGAAGATGGGCAGCAAACCTGTTTCTGCTCATTCAG ATATGTAA
- the MAP7D3 gene encoding MAP7 domain-containing protein 3 isoform X1: protein MADRVSAGGSTSLKGLRRQMVAAVEAIAEERRNQSGITPVVSQSSNIRSSFKPVIDGSVLKNDVKQQLAKERREEKKKQQDATKEMQLLEKERKTKIQCEKQMEERQRKLRAQKEKDEQRRISAEKRRKQKLEEETEKYKAVLCRTLERSNRVDHRQKRWSWEGSANMTNDSKSEKKEKKSSSLNRRESKLHSSTNTGQLEEKPGAHHSVTNFPENNLISRLLTPTKASLARSKSAIALSVPGKDIPGITHLLQYVKKPLRSHSSDKLETNVLLPESIVRVLPQTISEVTPHKKVEISLKMSVEAPAKASVEASSMVSGETSSEVSAEVDPKVSAEISSQGSMDTPPEVSVETFSKLTMEVSPKETVEVPLGAILEVTPKVTVEETPTDSVEVPEAVVEVLPEVSEKTSPEVNVDVSPVVNTDTSPDVSPVVSTDTSADVSPVVSTDTSLDVSPVVSTDTSPEVSMEVIPEDSMEASLEESGEAPLMDEMKDSPQTSEVDQQASNPVTKKRPSSHIPCYKWSLGSARRWHPSSPINTNRQTQKNRLWSTSSVISKQSAQYSLSYKVIPVRCTPFVQNPLGTVNKRRERVSKTTNKCEDGSQRQMICEDPGNKNTPGTMNAEEATKILAERRRLVREQREKEERLQEEMETSVIEKVKNVATIESQVEEFLKFEDGQQQNEMRMNKGCKDHDDEDVLLQKEDAKLKAQEEADKRKKERERIMLQNLQERLERKKRIEEIMKRTRKTDVIALKATEISGSDTYEEDEADDENETETDEDSFEIFPPVMPNGRDSPTNPQITLKIAKKMPKLVFLTAATDRNKTKTYFNGGVKNFRKENMKDPSTEAKASRSSTKRKTTRKAKTGKKNETNNTMRPSKSLNLKQEWIREITDAVSHPETSVTSIPPESHQPNLKDSIPSCQSPQTPQDEKMGSKPVSAHSDM from the exons ATGGCGGACCGCGTCAGCGCCGGTGGCAGCACATCCTTGAAGGGCTTGCGGCGACAGATGG TTGCTGCAGTTGAAGCAATTGCTGAGGAAAGGAGAAATCAAAGTGGAATTACCCCTGTTGTGTCCCAGTCTTCAAATATAAGATCGTCATTTAAACCAG taataGATGGATCTGTACttaaaaatgatgtaaaacaACAACTAGCAAAGGAACGccgagaagaaaaaaagaaacaacaagatg CCACTAAAGAAATGCAGCtgttggaaaaagaaagaaaaaccaagataCAGTGTGAAAAACAGAtggaagaaagacagagaaaactgagagctcagaaagagaaagatgagcAACGCAGGATATCtgcagaaaaaagaagaaaacagaaattagaaGAAGAAACG gaaaaatataaagctgTTCTTTGTCGTACTTTGGAACGGAGCAACAGAGTGGATCATCGGCAAAAAAGATGGTCATGGGAAGGCTCTGCAAACATGACAAATGACAGTAAATCTG aaaaaaaggaaaagaagagctcATCTTTAAATAGAAGAGAGAGCAAACTACATTCATCTACTAATACAGGACAACTGGAAGAAAAGCCAGGTG CTCATCACTCAGTTACAAATTTTCCagagaataatttaatcagtcgCCTGCTCACCCCAACAAAAGCCTCACTGGCCAGAAGTAAAAGTGCTATTGCTCTTTCAGTTCCTGGAAAAGATATTCCAG GCATCACTCATTTACTCCAGTATGTAAAGAAGCCCTTGCGTAGCCATAGTAGTGATAAATTGGAGACTAACGTCCTGCTTCCCGAGTCAATAGTGAGAGTACTTCCTCAGACAATCTCAGAAGTGACTCCgcacaaaaaagtagaaatatccCTCAAGATGAGTGTGGAAGCACCTGCCAAGGCGAGTGTGGAAGCTTCCTCCATGGTGAGCGGGGAAACATCCTCCGAGGTGAGCGCGGAAGTGGACCCCAAGGTGAGTGCAGAAATATCCTCCCAGGGAAGCATGGATACACCTCCTGAAGTAAGCGTGGAAACATTTTCCAAACTGACCATGGAAGTATCCCCCAAGGAGACTGTGGAAGTGCCCCTTGGGGCAATTTTGGAAGTGACCCCCAAGGTGACTGTGGAAGAGACCCCCACGGACAGTGTGGAAGTACCTGAGGCAGTCGTGGAAGTGCTCCCTGAGGTGAGCGAGAAAACATCCCCAGAGGTGAACGTGGATGTGTCCCCTGTGGTGAACACTGACACATCCCCCGATGTGTCCCCTGTGGTGAGCACTGACACATCCGCCGATGTGTCCCCTGTGGTGAGCACTGATACATCCCTCGATGTGTCCCCTGTGGTGAGCACTGACACATCCCCCGAGGTGAGCATGGAAGTGATCCCTGAAGATAGTATGGAAGCATCCCTTGAGGAGAGTGGGGAAGCACCTCTCATGGATGAAATGAAAGACTCTCCACAG ACATCAGAAGTGGACCAACAGGCCTCAAACCCTGTTACCAAGAAGCGCCCATCATCACACATACCATGTTATAAGTGGTCATTGGGATCTGCAAGAAGGTGGCATCCATCTTCTCCCATCAACACTAA cagACAAACCCAAAAGAACCGTCTCTGGTCAACTTCTTCAGTCATATCAAAACAATCAGCACAGTATTCACTTTCTTACAAAGTAATACCTGTTCGATGTACCCCGTTTGTGCAGAATCCATTAGGTACTGTcaacaagagaagagaaagagtttCTAAAACCACTAACAAATGTGAGGATGGGAGCCAAAGGCAAATGATCTGTGAAG ATCCCGGTAATAAAAACACACCTGGGACTATGAATGCCGAGGAGGCAACAAAAATTTTGGCAGAAAGACGCCGCCTTGTTCGtgaacaaagagagaaagaagaaagactacAGGAAGAGATGGAAACAAG tGTCATCGAGAAAGTGAAAAATGTGGCAACAATTGAAAGCCAAGTAGAAGAGTTCTTGAAATTTGAAGATGGGCAGCAACAAAATGAGATGAGAATGAATAAAGGATGTAAGGATCACGATGACGAGGATGTACTACTGCAG AAAGAGGACGCCAAGCTGAAAGCTCAAGAGGAAGCTGATAAACGCAAGAAGGAGCGCGAGAGGATTATGTTACAAAATTTACAAGAAAGactagaaagaaagaag agaattgaagaaataatgaaacGGACCAGAAAGACTGATGTGATTGCCTTAAAG GCTACAGAAATATCTGGCAGTGACACATATGAAGAGGATGAGGCTGATGATGAAAACGAGACAGAAACTGATGAGGACTCCTTTGAAATATTTCCGCCAG TCATGCCAAATGGCAGAGATTCACCTACCAACCCCCAAATAACTCTTAAAATTGCAAAGAAAATGCCTAAGCTAGTATTTTTAACAGCCGCTACTGACCGTAACAAAACGAAGACATATTTTAATGGTGGTGTGAAAAacttcagaaaagaaaacatgaaagacCCATCCACCGAAGCAAAAGCCTCAAG ATCATCCACCAAAAGAAAGACCACTCGAAAAGCAAAAACCGGAAAGAAAAACGAAACCAATAACACTATGAGACCTTCCAAGAGTCTGAATCTAAAGCAAGAGTGGATCCGTGAAATTACTGATGCCGTAAGTCACCCAGAAACATCTGTCACAAGTATTCCTCCTGAAAGCCACCAACCCAATCTGAAGGATTCCATCCCATCTTGCCAAAGTCCCCAAACACCTCAAGATGAGAAGATGGGCAGCAAACCTGTTTCTGCTCATTCAG ATATGTAA